The nucleotide window TTTCCACTCCATGAGAGACCTATACAAGAGTCTGGAGAATTAATCTTTTCATGTTCTAAAAGAGATCTGAACAAATTGCTAGAAGTTCAATCTATTTTTACTTAATTAGAGATGTATAGTTTTTGGAAATTCATTGTTTCCCATTATGAGAGACCAGACGTAAAATATTTTAACCCGAAGATCACTACATGATCATGAAAGGCTTGATAGAAAACGTCTTAACGATAAATATTTCCAACAGCCAACTTTCATTAAAATCGGTGTTTAACTACACATGCGTTTATTGCCATTAGTTACTTTCTAGTTATTACTTTAGTTAAATTGATACCAAAAATGGAAAAGTAGCTAACCTGGATGAAATCTCTCAATTTCCTGAAAGATGATAGAAGCGCTTCCACGACGGGTTGTGCCTCTTGTCTCAGAGCATCGCTGTAAATGAAAAATTGGATTAAtcatataatacatttttttttaccataacaaatattttatatggataaaaaATGAACTAGTTAATTTGTTTTATCGAAAATACTTATTGATATGAAAGCCGGATAATTTATATCAAATTCATAAATATAACTGTAATTTCTTATACCAAAGCCCAAATATCAGTCAGAAAAAGGAGAGGACTCTATCAATTAGATCAGCGTGTAGGATTGTAACCTTGATGTAAGGAATATattgattagtagtagtagtagtagtagtagtagtagtagtagtagtagtagtataaaacaCCTGTTATTTTCGCAAGTGATAAAGATGGAAGACTAGCAATTAGATCAGTGCATAATATTATAACTTTAATGTAAGaaataggtagtagtagtagtagtagtagtagtaatagtagtaatataatACCCATGTTATTTTCTAAACTGATAAAAATAGACCTTTTACAAAGAATGGTTAGATCACAGTTCAGAAAAGACTTTACAACAGTACAGTAGAAGCCCAGATGAATTAGAATTTCCCATTATAAAATCATTCTCATAGCTTCAGTAGAAGAATACAACTCAACATATAATTAGAAAAACAATCTTACATTTGTTCCAGGGTAATGTTGATTGATATATGTTTAAATGGCTCGTAGAAAGTAGATTCATTGTGGGGCACCAGAAGTTCACCAATCTGGTCTATCGCTCCGATCTGTTGCACAGTAGATAAGAGAGGGATATGTTAGTGTATATACCTCTGATTTGGGGAACCTAAATCACGACTGGGTATGTATTCACTCCtgtcgtttatttgtttgtttgtgagcaactttaacaAAAACTAgtataccgattttgaccaaatttggtagccaTATTGGGTATAACCCttggatgaatctgtaacattttggataaagtacatcaaagtacaagtacgcagcagtactttgaaaataatcataatgttaagtaaatggcaaatattttgttagtttatattttttcgttaacaacattatatacagtatatgaaaggtcttGCACTCAGTTACTTATAGATAATAAATATCAATACCCCGATACCATTGAAACTACCTCTACACGTATGCTCATCCAATCACATTAAAAGCTAATATCCTTGGATCTATCTTAATAAATAAAAGCTACTTACCAAAGACCAATTGGATGGCATCAGACCATCTGCCATGTTTCCTCTCATAATTTCCAAAAACTGGTCAGCTTGTCGTGGGAAATCCCGGTACCTGtttgtaaacaaatatatttagTAACAAGTATGAAGGTTGCGTAAATATGTACTGGTATTAAAAGTTATAATACTTTTTAGGTATAGACGTTTATATtcaggtttgaaggtttaaagcccgctcatgattgattgatttattgatttgaggttttctggcatcatgtatgacagaggcaagggacagtgacattgccctatcaagcatgacaatgccctacagactgaacatattacatatgatcagcgtccaagcccctcttcactcaagctagatCTAGagggggccaggcaatgcctgctgataactCGACAGaaagacctttaggctctcccacCCACCCCTTCCTaagttcacaaggacggtgagttTACAGGAACTAACGGGTTGTGgagcgggactctaatcccagtctggcaatcaccaggcaaggaaaaCTACCACTCGGCCTATTTCTTGGAATTAGTAAAATGTAATGTTTCTTTTCTTTAGTGAAAGTTTTCGTATCTCTATGGTGGGAGACATTTTGGTTTTCAGATATTAGGAGTCATAATTGTTTGTTTGAGTTTGGAAGACATTTGCGATTTTTTCGTGGTTTTTTAAGACATCTCCCTATTATTGAGGGACAATTTGTTATTTCAGATATTAGGAGTCATAATTGTTCGTTTGAATTTGGAAGACATTTGTTATATTTTCGAGGTTTTTCGAGACATCTCCCTATTACAAGAGGACAATTTCGTATTTCAGATATTAGGAGGCATAGTTACTTATTTGAGTTTTGAAGACATTTGTTATATTTTCGAGGTTTTGGGAGATGAATGTTCGTAACTAATTCATTATTGCAAGCGATGTTGATTTTATATCATAGATAGCGTTGCTGATATAAAGAATATATTCGAATATCGTGATATTGGAGGCCATATGTgggaataatattattataattattattattattattattattattgttattattattattattattattgttataattatcattattattattattataattatcattattatcattgtaattattataattattattattattattattattattattattattattataaaagtgatATTTACTAgccaaatgaataataataataataataataataataataataataataataataataataataataatataataataataataataataacgattatttaTAAAGATTTGAACCTAAATTCAATTTAAGAAAGTTTATAAATACAGAGACTCGTTAAACTACTCAAGATAAAAGGACAAACTGAGCTATAATAATACTGGACCACTCATTCTTATCTTAAGCTTCGCTGAGAACGAGTTTATAAAGACACAATTAAACGTAAAACTGGACGATAATTGATACGAGATAGTCAATAATATGAGAAAACAAGACGCGAATTTTACGTCGTGTTTTACCAGTTTTCCGATTAGATCTTTGGCTGGCATTTAATTTGGCGTTTGCAGATTAAGGTGCGAAGTGAATGTAGTTAACCAGATCCCTTTTTAAGGCAAACTTTCAGCCCACACTATAAAAAGCAGTTTGTTCAtgataaccttctctctctctctctctctctctctctctctctctctctctctctctctctctctctctctctctctctctctctcacgagagaATTAAGAGATAATCTTTCACTTTCAAAAGATATTCTTTCTcactaaagtaatctctctctctctctctctctctctctctctctctctctctctctctctctctctctcacacacacaagagAATTAAGAGATAATCTTTCATtctcaaaacatctctctctctctctctctcttctctctctctctctctctctctctctctctcacacacacacacacacagacacacacaagagAATTAAGAGATAATCTTTCATtctcaaaacatctctctctctctctctctctctctctctctctctctctctctctctcacaaacacaagaGAATTGAGAGATAATATTTCACtatcaaacatctctctctctctctctctctctctcctctctctctctctctctctctctctctctctctctctctctctctctctctctctctctctcaccagagaaTTAAAAGAGATAACTTTTCtctcaagatattctctctctctcactaaagatATTCACTCACTGTCTCACTGAAGATACTCTTTCACTACAAGTTCTCTCTTACTaaagatataatctctctctctctctctctctctctctcctctctctctctctctctctctctctctctctctctctctctctcatacacacacaaaacagaaTTAAGAGATAATCTTTCTCTCAGAAGATATTATCTCTCGCTCACTAAAAATTCTCCCTCTTCAAAGGTATTCTCTCTCAATAAAGACACTCTCTCTCACTAAAATTCTCTCACTCTCACTAAATATATTCTTTCTCTCTCACTGAAGATACTCTCGCTCACACACACAAGAGAGAGTTAAGAGATAATCTTTCACTCTCAAAAGATATTCTCTCACTAAAGATATTCTCTCTCACTAAAGATATTCTCTCTCActatagatactctctctctcactaaaaattctctctctctcactaaacaaTCACTCAGTAAAGGTATTCTCTTTTACTACAAATTCTCTCTCCTACTAAAGATATTCTCTCACACACAAAAGAGAATTGAGAGATAATGTTTTCTCTCTCACTAAAGATATTTTCCCTTTCACTAAAAATCATCCCCCACTAAAAATCTCTCACTAAGAATTATTTttcactaaatctctctctctctctctctctctctctctctctctctctctctctctctctctcttacctggaTATCAGTTTCTTGTAGTCGTTAAATGACTCGAAGACTGTTGCTTTCTTCAAGATATAAGGAAGAAGTTGATGTGGTCCTCCCATGACGTTTATCGGCATGAAGAAACTGAAACCGAAAAaggtaataaaattattaaaaaatatataaatttcacacTTTTAActgcaaatatataaaagaaatacatcTACTTATcacacatatataaagaaaaaccaAGAAAATAGGTTAAATTGTACCTTATGTATTTAGAATTCCTGAGGAAGGAACTCAAATCTTCGATGAATATCCTATGATTCAGAGCCTCGATTTCTGACAGTTCAGTCGCGTTTATGTTCTTGGCTCTTTCTAGGAACTCCTCAGTTCTCAACTGCAACAGAAGAAGAAATGCATTAAGATGAACAGATTAGTGATAattatgctatattattattatttattttaatcacagtctacagagactatgTTTTATAGCGTGGGGTTCTGTGtaacatccagcttccttaggaatccttcactttcctcactatatgttcCGTTTTCAGTAGCACTGTCTTCAACACAAATCCTAGGGCTATATCAGTTCCTACCTTCTTAAGATTCCTTGTCCATCTCTTTCCTCACTACTTGTGCTGTTTTATGTAGCACGCTCTTCTTCTACACCAGgcttggggctatatcggctcccaccttcttaagattccttttcaatggcttaggtatggtccctagtgctcctatgattattggcatcACTTCTACTTTCTTATTCCATAGTCTTCTCAATTCACTTCGTAGGTCttggtattttttattattagtagtagtagttaagctacaactctaattggaaaagcaggatgctataagcccaagggccccaacaggggaaaatagttaAGGCATTGAACAATTGAGGGAATCTAGGAAAAGAGTTTGTGCAAATAATTATTTCAAGAGTGGTATTAAAACTTCAGAGGTCAATGACCTTATATGATATTAAACCTCCAGTAATAAACAGATTCAAAGTACGTAAACACTGTCTTGAGTAGTGAATAGCGTGCTTTGGAAACAGTCTACTGTGGTTGATCACTGCCATGGTGGACAAAAAAAGGGTATAAGAATTGTATACTAGGCAAAATGCATGCTGAGAACAGAAAGGTGGTTAGCGTCTGGAACTAACCTCTCTAACGGAAAAGGAGAATGACCAACTTATCATCCCCATAAAGCTGATTGCCACCAGATCATGCTTCTCAGCAGATCGTTTTTGAAGTTTGGTGGATTATTCCATAAAAAATGTTTGAGGTTGATAAAACAGCAATTTTACCAGTTATATCATCTTATTAAATGTATTAACGACTTACAATTGAAATTGATTTTGAATAGAGTCCTACTTCTGCTAGGAAACATTGATTGCCAAGAATATCCTTACCTTTTTTTGCTGGAAATTCTCTGGACTAAGGTCGTCGAGATGAGCAGCATTGTCTTCGTTAATACCGACCTATTGTAAAGGAATAGACAATCATGACATCAGCAGCTTCAAATGTCAATAGAAGTGGGATTATGGATCTCTACATAGACAGTTATTTGATCAAGTATTGTAAGTCACAAATTCAATTGAATAAAGATAGAAGATAAGTTGGTAAAGCAATGCTGTCCCATTCCTCTTACCTGAGAAGCATATTCCGGACTATCCTCAAGTTTCCAACTAAAGAATTCTTTGGTCAAGTTATTAAACTCTTCACTGGAGGATTTTGATGAATGTAGAGTTTCTGTATGAATAGTCTCAGATTCAGCCGTGGCATTATCTTCTTGTAACTGAAGAATGAAGGGTAAAAGAGCCTCTGGCCCTTCCGGAGCAATGGACAACGATAATGAAGAACGCGATTCAACTGGTAACAGAGACGATTCATTGACCAGTGAGGCTTCGGTTGTAGATAGTGATGGTACTGTAGTAAGTGGTGCTTCTGATGAAGGTGATAGTGATGATGAGGACAACAATGAATTGTGTGTGAATGATTCTAGTGATTCAAGTGTGGGAGATGAAATATTTTCGGACTGAAGTGGCGTATGTGAAGTAGACGTCACTGGATGTTCAGTCTGGAGTGTTAACAACTGATTCGATGGCAAAGATTCAACTGGAGATGTAGTGAAAATATCTAGTGAATGCAATGCTTCATCAGTATGTGTAGAATTTGATAAGAGACTATCTTCCGATGTGGAATCAAGGTCAGATGTAGATAATAATGAAGGAGGTTTCGACAGTGTGGCTTCCTCCGATGCTGGAGATGAGTGTAGTACCAATGTATTCACATCTGTAGCATCTGAGCTCGGCCCTGACACTACTTCTGAAATGAACGATGCATCTTGTTGTGGCGTCTCGCTCTCTGCTGACGAAGACGAGGAGGACGACGATATGGACGTTGACGTATGGGATGATGTGGCTAtgaaagaggatgatgatgatgaagacgacgACAGTGGCGGGGAAATGCTTGATAAGTTGGAGGGAGGAATGGCTGGATCTGGCGTTGTTGTCACCGGAGAGGAGAAAATGGCGCCAAACACGCTGCTCAGCATAAAGGTCGCCAGCAGATGCCGCTGACTCAAGTTAACCGCCATACTGAAAGGGTTAGTGAATATTAAGTGACATTTTAAACAGAATAGAagttatgatattaataaaaactCCAGAAATTTATAAGAATTGAGATAAAAGCAAATGTTCTTATATTCATATCTCCTAATTAAAATCTTGAAACCcactaaaaaaaaacaatgtcgAAGACGAATTTTCTAAAAAGTTTCATAAATTCCAGGACAATACGTCCTATTAGGTGAAGCCAAATCTTTTGAACATCAAAGAAATATAAGACAATGCAAGAACCAGGCACGAAAAAAACTAGTTCTGTCTGGAAACGATAGTTCCCAAACACGTCCCCAGTTGCTTGGGATTGCCTGAATATCTAATTCAGCACTACCTACAAGGACGACTTCTAAATTAGACACAAATTTCGTTTGGTTCGCCTAGCAACCAATAACACAGACAACGTTCCATTTATTAATAAAAGCATTTTCTGTTACGAAAACTCTTCACAATATGAATGGGAGACGATGCCAGTCTTATCACTTATAATTTAATCTGTTGACAtttcagctcttttttttttccatctattttaTGGTCTTTTTCTGTATTGTAAGGTATTTACTTGTATGGTCTTTTTCTGCATTGTATGGTCTGTTTTCTATTGTATGGTCCTTGTTCTGTATTGTATGGTCTGTTTTCTATTGTATGGTCTTTATTCTGCATTGTATGGTCTTTTTTATTTATAGTATGATCTTTTTTCTATATTGTTTGGTGTTTTTTCTCTATTGTATGGTCTTTTTTCTGTATTATATGGTCTTTTTTTCTATTGTCTGGTCTTTTTTCTCTATTGtatggtcttttttttctttttttattgtcttttcacTATCGTATGATCTTTATTCTGTATTGCGTGATCTTAATTTCTATTGTATGGTCTTTTTTCTATTGTATGGTCTTTTCTCTATTGTATGGTCTTTTtctctgttttatagcaattttctcTATTGTATGATCTTTTTCCTTTATTGTATAACTAACTTGGTTCAACAACTACGGTTCCTGTATTTTCTTAACTTTGGCCTGTAGGATTTTCACCTTTACACATGCAAAGGAAAATGTTAGGGACCTTAAGTTGAAGAAAATCTTTACTTGGGAATACGAAAATATATTTagacaaattattatcattttcattaaattCAGTTTTATTTTGACTTTTATAAGAGATGTTTCCCATTATAGCAGTTATTTGGATCAAGTCCAGTGGCCCAAAACAGGCTATTTATTTTCTTAAGACTTCCATGCATATGGGGTGCTTTTGAGCAAAGTCTGTTGACGAAGGCTCGACATaaacaccccccccaaaaaaaaaaaaaaaaaaaaaacttttttcaggTCTCAGAAATGTTATTGTTTATTCAGTCTCATGTTTACATTTGTAATGCTTAGGATAATTATATAGGTCGCTTTTAATGCTCCCCTTTTCTACCTTAAAaccgaagcaaaaaaaaaaaaaaaaaaaaaaaaaaagatgaattgtcCTAGCGACGATGGATTATatgtgaattattattgttattattataattacaattattatcattattattactaagctacaaacctagttggaaaagcatgatgctataagcccaagggctccaactgggacaAATAGctcaattaggaaaggaaataaattaataaactacaagagaattaatgaacaatataaaatattataagaaaagtaacaacattaaaaagatctttcatatatagattatgatatatttaaaaaaatcaagaggaagaaaaataagatagaataatgtaaccgagtgtaccctcaagcaagagaactccactcccagagagtggaaggccatagtacagaggctatggcactaagctACTTTAGTTTAAATTTCCACCTTTTGAGTTAATAAACAAAAGTGTTTATGTATCCCTATCACACTGTAGAttaatttaaaactaatatatCTATTTCAAACAAACATCACATTAATTTCAATTCGTAATGCAATATTATATCAATCGTTTAAGGAGTTTTAACTGTATGAACTAGAAGATTTTTACCTGTAATCACAATTTGCGAAAACTCCTCACACACACTAAAAAGGATCCACACCACAGGAATCCTGCGGCAAAACTAACCCAGAAAGTGttgcaggatctctctctctctctctctctctctctctctctctctctctctcaaccaacttCTTGCGAGACTGGCTGACGACTCTCAGTGACGTCACCACACCTGGCTCCTTTTCCCAGAGTCGTTGGGAACTTGGGACTCGGGAGACGTATTGTTGAAGTTCAAGAAACTCATCTTTGTTGATTTACGTGACTGGTAAGAAAACTGCCATTTGCAATACGTATTTATGTACGGATATAGCGACTCATTGCGATTTGCGTCACGAAGAATAGAGCTACACGAATTCGTATACAAAGGGCGTGCGTGTTGTTTGGAATTTCTCGAAACGTTTCGGCGGAAATTATCGACTTTTTTTAACATTTCAAGGTTACAGAAAGAGAAACGtaccattaaaaaaaacattaggaAAACGAGAAAGGTCAAAGAAAGGTCAGTGTGTGTCCATTACTACACATAACTAATGATTTGTTTTCCAATTTCTATAGaatcaaaatacatatataataaaatctgTTTACTTGAATTTCTCGTTAGATAAATATGCAAACGACGAAACATTCACCTTGACTGAACATAAGATTAAAAAATGAAGTATGTCGACATAATTAAAAAATGAAGTGTGTCGatataattaaaaaatgaaatatgtcgacataagattaaaaaaaaagaagtgtgtCGACATCATTAAAAAATGAAGTATGTTCACATAATTTAAAAAAACGAAGTATGTCGACATAAGGTTAGAAAATTAAATATGTCAacataattaaaaaatgaaaaatgtccACATAATGAAAAATGAAGTATGTCCACATAATTGAAAAATGAAGTATGTCCATATAATTGAAAAATGAAGTATGTCGacataagattaaaaaaagaaGTATGTCGACATAAGTTTAAAAAATCAAATGTGTCAACCATATGGACTGACAAGtggcataacttttttttttattattttctgtttttttctaacTTTTCTTTTTGTCGGACAAGGCCATGAAGCCATGAACTAGATCTCTTCATTGTGTGATTTCTTTTAACAGTATTGTCATTGAAAGGAatctatgataaagagcaagtgtctggatatatatatatatatatatatatatatatatatatatatatatgtatatatatatataatatatatatatatatatatatatatatatatatatatatatatgcatatataatatatatatctagatagatatatatatatatatatatatatatatatatatatatatatatatatatatatatatatatatatatacagtctatatatatatgtatatatacacagtacatatataaattatatatatatatatatatatatatatatatatatatatatatatatataatatatatatatatatatatatatatatatatatatatatatctttcttcccggcacgctcagtggcattgccagacgtataactactctttctctctccttccctcgggtggtagagagagagagagaggaagtaatcataccctggtgagaagcggataccccgagaggtacactcggaaaccacaatctcccacaaattgccgaaccagcgggttgtagctaggaaagggggaggggtaggaaagGGTTGACtttgtgtgttcgtgcgtgtgtcTACGTATCTATCTAAACATGTAGACGTCATGTATGACGGGTCggtacactagtaaatatataagGTCAGAATTTGTTCGCTCGAATACACAGACAAGGAGATGGTGTGTTTTTCAATAACAcgagtggttactttcctcttggtaagggcagaagagactctttagctatggtaagcagctctcttaggacactctgaaatcaaaccattgttctctagtcttgggtagtgccatagcctctgtaccatggtcttctgctgtcttgggttagagttctcttgcttgagggtacacatgggcacactattctatctcatctctcttcctctagttttgttaagttttatagtttatatatgaaagatttaatttaatgttgttactgttcataaaatattttaagtgttaattaattctcttgtagtttatttattttcttgtttccttgattttcactgggctgtttttccttatagaagcccttgggcttatagcatctttcgtttccaacttgtgttgtagcttggctaataataataataataataataataataataataataataataataataataataataataatagtaaaaatatgatgatgataataataataataataataataaaaataatagtgatattgataataataataatgatagtaatattgatgataatactaatagtaataataatagtaataataatggtattattttaataatgataataataataatagtaataatattaataatgataatgataataataatataataatgataatgatattatttaatattattaataataataatgatattttaattataatgataataataataataataataataataataataatggtattattttaataataataataataataataataataataataataataataataataataataataaataccgaaGACCACTCATTTAACTTTCCGAATACCCAAACCCCAGAAAATGAAACGATACCAAAAATCACATGGGCCCAAAATAAGAATCAATTATAAAACCTTCTTTTCATACAAAGAACTTGAACATTGATCTTAGAAGTTTGAAAGTCTTTTAGCATAAATTGTAGGTTCACTGACTTTTAAATCTGCAATTGCAAACTGGTTTGCAATATTGTTTTTTTCTGATTGGTAATATCTCGTTTACATAGTCACGCCATGTTGAGATTTTGCCCAAATTGGCCATGTGATTTGTCAGGGTAtatgtgcattctctctctctctctctctctctctctctcctctctctctctctctctctctctctctctctctctctctctctctcaagagaattaAGAGATAATCTTTCACTCtcaaaacatattctctctctctctctctctctctctctctctctctctctctctctctctctctctctctctctctctctctctcaagagaataaGAGATAATCTTTCACTCtcaaaacatattctctctctctctctcctctctctctctctctctctctctctctctctctctctctctctctctctctctcaagagattaaGAGATAATCTTTCACACCtcaaaacatattctctctctctctctctctctctctctctctctctctctctctctctctctattgtattcatgtatatatatatatatatatatatatatatatataatatatatatatataatatatatatatatatatatatatatatatattatatatatatatataatatatatatatatatatatatatatatatatatatatat belongs to Palaemon carinicauda isolate YSFRI2023 chromosome 17, ASM3689809v2, whole genome shotgun sequence and includes:
- the LOC137656765 gene encoding uncharacterized protein, coding for MAVNLSQRHLLATFMLSSVFGAIFSSPVTTTPDPAIPPSNLSSISPPLSSSSSSSSSFIATSSHTSTSISSSSSSSSAESETPQQDASFISEVVSGPSSDATDVNTLVLHSSPASEEATLSKPPSLLSTSDLDSTSEDSLLSNSTHTDEALHSLDIFTTSPVESLPSNQLLTLQTEHPVTSTSHTPLQSENISSPTLESLESFTHNSLLSSSSLSPSSEAPLTTVPSLSTTEASLVNESSLLPVESRSSLSLSIAPEGPEALLPFILQLQEDNATAESETIHTETLHSSKSSSEEFNNLTKEFFSWKLEDSPEYASQVGINEDNAAHLDDLSPENFQQKKLRTEEFLERAKNINATELSEIEALNHRIFIEDLSSFLRNSKYISFFMPINVMGGPHQLLPYILKKATVFESFNDYKKLISRYRDFPRQADQFLEIMRGNMADGLMPSNWSLIGAIDQIGELLVPHNESTFYEPFKHISINITLEQIDALRQEAQPVVEALLSSFRKLRDFIQDEYYPAARPEVGVSSLPGGLEYYQACLQFHTSTNMTPQEVHDVGLSEVDRIHKEVEQTAVDLGMANKTLAQISDVLKKEPEMKFSSKEDLLDSYRSAVYNKIYPLMDQIIDDIPAINVTIEENVAGDGYASYSDPPSDGSRPGTFYLNANIYDHHRRYEITALSLHEAVPGHHLQAILQLGDSSLPEYRKNPDFLRYADIPAKLPMHTAFTEGWGLYSEFLGNELGLYEDPHQRIGRHSFEMLRACRLVVDTGMHALGWSRDKAINYLLENTAMSKKAIENQIDRYITWPGQATAYKIGEIKIRMLREKAEKELGEFFRLQDFHATILKCYGPLNILEECVDTYIQRYIVRNTKNESIIV